The Chryseobacterium suipulveris genome window below encodes:
- the lpxB gene encoding lipid-A-disaccharide synthase yields the protein MKYYIIAGEASGDLHASNLMKSILKKDSSAEFRFWGGDLMTRVTGIQPVKHYRELAFMGFLEVAKNLKTILGNIRLCKEDIRNFQPDVLILVDYPGFNLRIAEFAKKLGIKVVYYISPQLWAWKEGRVEIIKKFVDEMLVILPFEKDFYSKHGVDAHFVGHPLLDAISDLPEMNVEKFKQENGLNEKEIIALLPGSREQEVSKMLEIMLSVRPKFEDYQFVIAGAPSLPKSFYEQYVDENVHFVSNKTYDLLRCSKAALVTSGTATLETALLNVPEVVCYRGSRISYEIGKRLIKNIKYISLVNLIMDREIVTELIQNELNTKNLVEELGMILEGDKRLQILDNYSQLREKLGGKGASDKAAAIIVKG from the coding sequence TTGAAATACTACATCATCGCAGGTGAAGCTTCAGGCGACCTTCATGCCTCAAATTTAATGAAATCGATTCTCAAGAAAGATTCCAGTGCGGAGTTCCGTTTTTGGGGTGGAGATCTGATGACGAGAGTTACTGGTATTCAACCCGTGAAACACTATAGGGAGCTTGCTTTCATGGGTTTTTTGGAAGTGGCGAAAAACCTGAAAACCATTCTTGGAAATATCAGACTTTGCAAAGAAGATATCAGAAATTTTCAACCCGATGTTTTGATTCTCGTGGATTATCCTGGCTTTAATCTACGCATTGCGGAGTTCGCAAAAAAACTGGGAATTAAAGTGGTTTACTATATTTCCCCGCAACTTTGGGCGTGGAAAGAAGGACGCGTGGAAATCATTAAAAAGTTTGTGGACGAAATGCTCGTGATTCTTCCATTTGAGAAAGATTTCTATAGCAAACACGGTGTTGATGCACATTTTGTGGGACATCCGCTACTCGATGCGATTTCGGATCTGCCTGAAATGAATGTAGAGAAATTCAAGCAAGAAAATGGATTAAACGAAAAAGAAATCATCGCACTTTTACCGGGTTCCCGTGAACAGGAAGTTTCGAAAATGCTCGAAATTATGCTTTCGGTTCGTCCGAAGTTTGAAGATTATCAGTTCGTGATCGCTGGTGCGCCGAGTTTGCCAAAAAGTTTCTACGAACAATATGTGGACGAGAATGTGCATTTCGTCTCCAACAAAACTTACGATTTACTGCGATGTTCAAAAGCGGCACTCGTTACTTCAGGAACCGCCACTTTGGAAACTGCATTGCTGAATGTTCCCGAAGTCGTTTGCTACCGCGGAAGCAGAATTTCTTATGAAATCGGGAAGCGGCTCATCAAAAATATCAAGTATATTTCTCTCGTCAATCTGATTATGGATCGCGAAATTGTGACCGAGCTCATTCAAAACGAACTCAACACGAAAAATTTAGTTGAAGAATTAGGAATGATTTTGGAGGGCGATAAACGATTACAAATCTTAGATAACTACAGCCAACTCCGCGAAAAGTTAGGCGGGAAAGGAGCGAGCGACAAAGCGGCTGCGATTATTGTTAAAGGGTGA
- a CDS encoding dipeptidase: MNANIDLHCDLMAYLALPNTSVQDEVRCSLKNILEGNVKMQVMAMYSSTEKGSVEYVKKQLRCYKNLLQTEGIREFFPENFDIKNDGLSIIATVENASGFCEEEMPIETMFENFDTLNSEVKLMYIGLTHHTENRFGGGNFTDIGLKEDGKLLLDYIDGKKIAVDLAHTSDQLAFDILNYIDQRNYRIPVIASHSNMRAVFRHNRNLPDELVSEIVNRCGLIGINFVKYFINPEDAEQIYAHIDYALKMGAENSICFGADFFDDRTHPDQTRYPYFFDEYGTPQSYEKINRKVAQIFSPEFQKKMSYGNVLSYFERLANY; encoded by the coding sequence ATGAATGCAAATATCGATCTGCACTGTGATTTAATGGCATATCTCGCATTGCCCAACACTTCTGTACAAGATGAGGTTCGGTGCTCACTGAAAAATATTCTTGAGGGAAACGTGAAAATGCAGGTGATGGCAATGTATTCTTCCACTGAAAAAGGCAGTGTGGAATACGTAAAAAAACAGCTTCGATGCTACAAAAATCTCCTTCAAACAGAGGGAATCCGTGAGTTTTTTCCTGAAAATTTTGATATTAAAAATGATGGACTTTCAATCATTGCGACGGTGGAAAACGCTTCCGGGTTTTGTGAGGAAGAGATGCCGATTGAAACGATGTTTGAAAATTTCGACACGCTGAATTCCGAAGTAAAGCTGATGTATATTGGTTTGACGCACCACACAGAAAACCGTTTCGGTGGCGGAAATTTCACAGATATCGGATTGAAGGAAGACGGGAAACTGCTCCTCGACTATATAGATGGAAAAAAAATCGCCGTCGATTTAGCGCATACAAGCGACCAACTTGCTTTCGATATTTTAAATTACATCGACCAAAGAAATTACCGGATTCCTGTGATAGCGAGCCATTCGAATATGAGAGCCGTTTTTAGACACAACAGAAATCTTCCCGATGAATTGGTTTCTGAAATTGTAAATCGGTGCGGTTTGATCGGGATTAACTTTGTGAAATATTTCATCAATCCTGAAGATGCCGAGCAAATCTACGCTCACATTGATTATGCCCTAAAAATGGGAGCTGAAAACAGCATCTGTTTCGGTGCCGATTTTTTTGATGACAGAACACATCCCGATCAGACAAGATATCCATATTTCTTCGATGAATACGGAACTCCGCAATCGTATGAAAAAATAAATAGGAAAGTTGCGCAGATTTTTTCACCAGAATTTCAGAAAAAAATGAGCTACGGAAATGTGCTTTCTTATTTTGAACGGCTTGCGAATTATTAA
- a CDS encoding DUF2480 family protein, with protein MAEDFEIKNKVAESGLVNFDLSQLVPKGERKGIDLKDFLFQGLILKEKDFREKVAAINAEHYSGSYVYIYNSADAIVPLWAYFLLTAKITGSAKKIVYGNREDLEVLLMHNALQTYDFTELTDKRVLVKGCSDESIPENAYIELVEQLKPLVKSLMFGEACSNVPIFKN; from the coding sequence ATGGCGGAAGATTTTGAAATTAAAAATAAGGTAGCAGAGAGCGGTTTGGTGAATTTTGACCTTTCACAGCTCGTTCCAAAAGGCGAAAGAAAAGGTATTGACCTCAAAGATTTTCTGTTTCAGGGTTTGATTTTAAAGGAGAAGGATTTCCGTGAGAAAGTTGCCGCGATCAATGCTGAACATTATTCGGGGAGTTACGTTTACATCTATAATTCCGCTGATGCGATCGTTCCGCTTTGGGCGTATTTTCTCTTAACGGCAAAAATCACGGGCTCAGCAAAAAAAATCGTTTATGGAAACCGCGAGGATCTGGAAGTTCTCCTGATGCACAACGCGCTTCAAACCTACGATTTCACCGAACTTACCGACAAACGCGTCTTGGTAAAAGGTTGCTCCGATGAATCCATTCCCGAAAACGCTTACATTGAACTGGTTGAACAGCTGAAACCCTTGGTAAAATCGCTGATGTTTGGAGAAGCGTGCTCGAATGTCCCGATTTTTAAAAATTAA
- a CDS encoding protein O-mannosyl-transferase family, with amino-acid sequence MKKEGEFFGAALFFIFLLIYYLGSFSKVPFGDGIGFVTDIEKQEFVFSTNTYAHFLFTNIGVFFQKLFPFIESAEIAKFVTITSAAGTVAVFYWIVSFLGNSFSGFFGAVIFGFSFSFWKNAEIVEIYTLNIFCIALFIFFIIKYLMERREKWLLIGSVILGISMFSHIQNILLIPAFLLVLTRFSDFKTSVKCVAVFTFFLFLLFLIPILNNEPVSGVISSGTALSQINYSGFLKSFVSSFAYLFYNFWYFTVLAFFGMVFLYRSNFKIFIFLIAIAVPVYCFSVFFNVSDNYVFFIPFNFTFAVFIAFGIFALQRKKWIRMLAYTAFLIPALYYVTFKIASQNEKAREFSEKKEYKGGLRYYLLPWMKNNVGILEFTIENRQAPEAMYWMTRSAKEFILLKKAKGYNDKQIKKL; translated from the coding sequence ATGAAAAAAGAAGGGGAATTTTTTGGCGCTGCATTGTTTTTTATTTTTCTTCTTATCTATTATTTGGGGAGTTTCTCCAAAGTGCCCTTCGGCGACGGTATTGGATTTGTAACCGATATTGAAAAGCAGGAATTTGTTTTTTCTACCAACACCTACGCTCATTTTCTTTTTACAAACATTGGGGTATTTTTCCAAAAACTCTTTCCTTTTATAGAAAGTGCAGAAATTGCAAAATTTGTCACAATAACCTCTGCTGCTGGGACCGTGGCGGTATTTTACTGGATTGTTTCTTTTTTAGGAAACTCTTTTTCAGGGTTTTTCGGCGCTGTTATTTTTGGTTTTAGTTTTTCTTTTTGGAAAAACGCTGAAATTGTGGAAATTTATACCCTGAATATTTTTTGCATCGCGCTTTTTATCTTTTTCATTATAAAATATTTAATGGAACGCAGAGAAAAATGGCTGCTGATTGGCTCTGTGATTTTGGGAATAAGCATGTTCAGCCACATTCAGAATATTTTGCTGATTCCTGCATTTCTTTTGGTATTAACCCGTTTTTCAGACTTTAAAACCTCGGTAAAGTGCGTTGCAGTCTTTACGTTTTTTTTGTTTTTACTGTTCCTGATTCCCATTCTTAACAATGAGCCGGTTTCCGGTGTCATTTCTTCCGGAACAGCACTCAGCCAGATCAATTATTCGGGGTTTTTGAAAAGCTTTGTAAGTTCATTTGCGTATCTGTTTTATAACTTCTGGTACTTCACAGTTTTGGCATTTTTTGGTATGGTTTTTCTGTACCGCTCAAATTTCAAAATTTTTATTTTTTTGATTGCAATCGCAGTTCCTGTATATTGTTTTTCTGTATTTTTCAATGTTTCGGACAATTATGTATTTTTTATCCCTTTCAATTTTACTTTTGCCGTATTCATTGCATTTGGCATTTTTGCATTACAAAGAAAAAAATGGATAAGAATGCTGGCTTACACTGCATTTTTGATTCCCGCACTTTATTATGTTACTTTTAAAATCGCGTCGCAAAACGAAAAAGCCCGGGAATTTTCAGAAAAGAAAGAATACAAGGGCGGGCTTCGTTATTATTTACTGCCATGGATGAAAAACAATGTCGGCATTTTGGAATTTACAATTGAAAACCGACAAGCACCAGAAGCAATGTACTGGATGACCCGCAGTGCAAAGGAATTTATTCTCCTGAAAAAAGCAAAAGGATATAATGACAAGCAAATAAAAAAACTTTAA
- a CDS encoding DUF937 domain-containing protein — protein sequence MSLIDLITGNAGNQVAADAENKFGISRNQVIALLAVAAPLVISYLRKKSQENPAEADALNNALDRDHDGSILNDPSQAAARQAEGGSILDHIFGGQKASVENQLSQNTGISMDKIGPILGMLAPLIMGYIGKEKQANGVTSGGLGDLLGGILGGAQNQAQAEPSNPLNDILGQVLGSGQQQSSGNPLNDILGQVLGGGQQQQQQQGGGLLGGILGNILGGR from the coding sequence ATGAGTTTAATTGATTTAATCACAGGTAATGCCGGAAATCAGGTAGCTGCAGACGCTGAAAACAAATTCGGAATCAGCAGAAATCAGGTGATCGCACTTTTGGCGGTTGCCGCTCCATTGGTAATTTCCTACCTCAGAAAAAAATCCCAGGAAAATCCTGCTGAAGCAGATGCACTGAATAACGCACTCGACAGAGATCACGACGGAAGTATCCTGAATGATCCATCGCAAGCCGCAGCGAGACAAGCTGAAGGTGGATCGATTCTTGACCACATTTTTGGGGGCCAGAAAGCGAGCGTGGAAAACCAACTTTCGCAAAACACTGGAATCTCGATGGACAAAATAGGTCCGATTTTAGGAATGCTTGCTCCACTGATCATGGGCTATATCGGCAAAGAAAAACAAGCAAACGGAGTAACTTCAGGAGGTTTGGGAGATTTGTTAGGCGGAATTTTGGGCGGCGCTCAGAATCAGGCACAAGCTGAACCGTCGAATCCTTTGAACGACATTTTAGGACAGGTTCTTGGCAGTGGTCAACAACAGTCATCAGGAAATCCTTTGAACGATATTCTCGGACAGGTTCTTGGAGGCGGCCAACAACAGCAGCAACAACAAGGAGGCGGACTTTTAGGCGGAATCCTTGGAAATATTTTGGGAGGAAGATAA
- a CDS encoding 30S ribosomal protein THX, translating to MGKGDQKTARGKRKAGSYGKTRPRKSAKPVAAAAEKPVKPKAEKAEPKPKAAKPKAEKPEETAPAEEKPKTTRKKKTEE from the coding sequence ATGGGAAAAGGAGATCAGAAAACCGCTCGCGGAAAGCGCAAAGCGGGAAGCTACGGTAAAACACGGCCAAGAAAATCAGCAAAACCTGTCGCCGCTGCAGCCGAAAAACCTGTAAAGCCAAAAGCCGAAAAAGCTGAACCAAAACCAAAAGCAGCCAAACCGAAAGCTGAGAAGCCAGAGGAAACAGCACCTGCCGAGGAAAAACCAAAAACAACGAGAAAGAAAAAAACCGAAGAATAA
- the aspS gene encoding aspartate--tRNA ligase yields MFRTHTNGELSLKNLNEEVTLSGWVQTIRDKGFMVWIDLRDRYGITQLVFDEDRSSQELMESVKKLGREFVIQVTGKVIERASKNPKIPTGEIEILVEKLNLLNASELPPFTIEDETDGGEELRMKYRYLDIRRNPVKDKLIFRHKMAQKVRNYLSDKGFIEVETPVLIKSTPEGARDFVVPSRMNPGQFYALPQSPQTFKQLLMVGGMDRYFQIVKCFRDEDLRADRQPEFTQIDCEMAFVEQEDVLEIFEGMTASLIKEISGKEVGRFPRMTFDEAMRKYGNDKPDIRFGMEFIPLSPEGKKMESGFPVFDDAELVVGINVENCADWTRKQIDGYIDFVKRPQIGATGMVWIKYQQDGTLTSSVNKFFNEDALKKIAEKFGAKPGDLMFVMSGDTYKVRTQLSALRMELGNQLGLRKGDEFAPLWVVDFPLLEWDEETGRYHAMHHPFTSPKPEDIHLLETEPGKARANAYDMVLNGNEIGGGSVRIFDKTLQSKMFDLLGLTKEEAESQFGFLMNAFKYGAPPHAGLAFGFDRLVAILDGNEVIRDYIAFPKNNSGRDVMIDAPSAIAKEQLDELSLKVETRE; encoded by the coding sequence ATGTTTCGCACGCACACCAACGGAGAATTATCGCTAAAAAATCTTAATGAAGAAGTTACCCTTTCAGGTTGGGTTCAGACCATCCGCGACAAAGGTTTTATGGTATGGATCGATTTGCGCGACCGTTACGGGATTACGCAGCTGGTGTTTGATGAAGACCGCTCGTCACAAGAATTGATGGAAAGCGTAAAAAAACTCGGACGTGAATTTGTAATTCAGGTGACAGGAAAAGTCATTGAAAGAGCATCAAAAAATCCAAAAATCCCAACCGGTGAAATCGAAATTTTGGTGGAGAAACTGAATCTTCTGAACGCTTCCGAACTTCCGCCTTTTACCATTGAAGATGAAACCGACGGTGGTGAAGAGCTGCGAATGAAATACCGCTATCTCGACATCCGAAGAAATCCGGTAAAAGACAAGCTGATCTTCCGCCACAAAATGGCGCAGAAAGTGAGAAATTATCTTTCAGATAAAGGTTTTATCGAAGTTGAGACGCCGGTTCTCATCAAATCTACTCCGGAAGGAGCGAGAGATTTCGTGGTTCCGAGCAGAATGAATCCGGGACAGTTTTACGCACTGCCGCAATCACCGCAAACTTTCAAACAGTTATTAATGGTCGGTGGAATGGACCGCTATTTCCAGATTGTAAAGTGTTTCCGTGATGAAGATCTGCGTGCAGACCGACAACCGGAATTCACCCAAATCGACTGCGAAATGGCGTTTGTAGAACAGGAAGATGTACTCGAAATATTTGAGGGAATGACCGCATCACTCATCAAAGAAATTTCAGGGAAAGAAGTTGGAAGATTCCCGAGAATGACGTTCGACGAGGCGATGAGAAAATACGGAAACGACAAACCCGACATCCGTTTCGGAATGGAATTTATCCCCCTGTCTCCCGAAGGGAAAAAAATGGAAAGCGGATTTCCGGTTTTTGATGACGCAGAACTCGTCGTCGGAATTAATGTTGAAAATTGTGCAGACTGGACCAGGAAACAAATCGATGGCTATATTGATTTTGTAAAAAGACCACAAATTGGCGCAACCGGAATGGTGTGGATAAAATACCAACAGGATGGAACCCTCACTTCCTCTGTGAATAAATTTTTCAATGAAGATGCTTTAAAGAAAATTGCAGAAAAATTCGGTGCAAAACCAGGCGACCTGATGTTTGTAATGAGCGGCGACACCTACAAAGTGAGAACCCAGCTTTCGGCATTGAGAATGGAACTCGGCAACCAGCTCGGATTGAGAAAAGGTGACGAGTTTGCTCCGCTTTGGGTCGTTGATTTCCCGCTTTTGGAATGGGACGAAGAAACCGGTCGTTACCACGCAATGCACCATCCTTTCACTTCTCCAAAACCTGAAGATATTCACCTCCTGGAAACCGAACCTGGAAAAGCGAGAGCCAACGCTTACGATATGGTGCTGAACGGAAACGAAATCGGTGGCGGTTCTGTAAGAATTTTCGACAAAACTTTACAGAGCAAAATGTTCGACTTGCTCGGTTTAACCAAAGAAGAAGCGGAATCACAGTTTGGATTTCTGATGAACGCTTTCAAATACGGAGCTCCGCCGCACGCAGGTTTGGCTTTCGGTTTTGACCGTTTGGTTGCGATTCTCGACGGCAACGAGGTGATCAGAGATTACATTGCTTTCCCAAAAAACAATTCCGGAAGAGACGTGATGATCGATGCGCCGAGTGCGATCGCGAAAGAGCAGTTGGATGAACTTTCTTTGAAAGTGGAAACGAGGGAGTAA
- a CDS encoding enoyl-CoA hydratase/isomerase family protein: MEPFVKSEIKNQIAEITFGTPKSNSLPGNILEQLAQTILDEGSKDEVKAILLKSVGDKAFCAGASFDELLEIQDLETSKRFFGGFAKVLNAMRSCGKLVIVRVQGKTTGGGVGIACAADYCFAVEDASMALTELNLGIGPFVIGPYVERKIGKSAHEAMSIDADFRTADWFVKHDVFHSVSHTIEEMDEKIFDFLQKLASRSSDALALIKKVSWEGTEHFEQLMPERIHMSASLILEDSAKKNIEAIKERLRAK, from the coding sequence ATGGAACCATTCGTAAAATCAGAAATCAAAAATCAAATTGCCGAAATTACTTTCGGAACCCCGAAAAGCAATTCATTGCCGGGAAATATTTTAGAACAGCTTGCACAAACTATACTGGATGAAGGTTCAAAAGATGAGGTAAAAGCTATTTTGCTGAAATCTGTTGGTGACAAAGCATTTTGCGCCGGAGCAAGTTTCGACGAACTTTTAGAAATTCAGGATTTGGAAACTTCCAAAAGATTCTTTGGGGGTTTTGCAAAAGTGTTGAATGCCATGAGAAGTTGCGGCAAACTTGTGATTGTCCGTGTTCAGGGAAAAACGACTGGTGGTGGCGTCGGAATTGCCTGTGCTGCGGATTACTGTTTTGCGGTTGAAGATGCGTCGATGGCTTTAACCGAACTGAATCTGGGAATCGGACCATTCGTCATCGGACCTTATGTCGAAAGGAAAATCGGAAAGTCCGCGCATGAAGCCATGTCGATCGACGCCGATTTCAGAACTGCGGATTGGTTCGTAAAGCATGATGTGTTTCATTCGGTTTCGCATACGATCGAGGAAATGGACGAAAAAATCTTTGATTTTCTTCAAAAATTGGCTTCAAGAAGTTCGGATGCGTTGGCTTTAATCAAAAAAGTTTCGTGGGAAGGAACGGAGCATTTCGAACAGCTGATGCCCGAAAGAATCCACATGAGTGCTTCTTTAATCCTTGAAGATTCAGCAAAGAAAAATATTGAAGCGATTAAGGAGAGATTAAGAGCGAAATAA
- a CDS encoding SMUG2 DNA glycosylase family protein, whose translation MNKTFAQKVISFNKNLKYSGKLPQDFQVMNPFLDNPETMVVMKQFYDKFYSDNRTRKFLIGINPSRHGAGVTGVPFTDTKNLEKYCGIKMKSARTHEVSSVFLYDMIEAFGGAEKFYSEFYINSPFPLAITRKGKSGVYLNANYYDDKELFNCVEDFMIESLKKHISLGLDTSEVFVLGVKNATFLKKINEREKLFEKMTVLEHPRYIQQYKSKEKDLYIDKYLIAFNN comes from the coding sequence ATGAATAAAACCTTCGCCCAAAAAGTCATCTCCTTCAACAAAAACCTGAAATACAGCGGGAAACTCCCCCAGGATTTTCAGGTGATGAATCCGTTTTTGGATAATCCTGAAACAATGGTTGTAATGAAGCAGTTTTACGACAAATTCTACAGCGACAACCGAACGCGAAAGTTTTTGATCGGTATCAATCCGAGTCGTCATGGAGCAGGAGTTACAGGCGTTCCGTTCACCGATACCAAAAATTTGGAAAAATATTGTGGAATTAAAATGAAATCTGCGCGAACTCACGAAGTTTCGTCGGTTTTTCTATATGATATGATAGAAGCATTTGGCGGAGCAGAAAAATTTTATTCTGAATTTTACATCAATTCGCCGTTTCCGTTGGCAATCACAAGAAAAGGAAAAAGCGGAGTTTACCTAAATGCGAATTATTACGACGACAAGGAATTGTTCAACTGTGTCGAAGATTTTATGATAGAATCGCTCAAAAAACATATCAGTTTAGGATTGGATACTTCCGAAGTTTTTGTTTTGGGTGTAAAAAACGCTACTTTTCTCAAAAAAATCAACGAGCGGGAAAAGCTGTTTGAAAAAATGACTGTGTTGGAACATCCGCGATATATTCAACAATATAAATCGAAGGAGAAGGATTTGTATATAGATAAATATCTCATAGCATTTAACAATTAA
- a CDS encoding transposase, whose protein sequence is MPNTYTQIYLHIIFATKGRDIKISSNVRDEIEKYICGIFNNKKQKVLAIYANPDHLHIFFSYKNLQITIPELVKTTKIESSNFINDNRLCLGKFNWQEGYGAFSYSKSQKDKVVNYVLNQEEHHKKKSFKEEYSALLKAFEIEFKDEYLFEFYD, encoded by the coding sequence ATGCCAAACACATACACACAAATTTATTTGCACATCATCTTCGCTACAAAAGGAAGGGATATTAAAATATCTTCCAACGTTCGTGACGAAATCGAAAAATATATATGTGGAATTTTCAACAATAAAAAACAGAAAGTTTTAGCAATCTATGCAAATCCAGACCATTTGCATATCTTTTTCAGTTATAAAAATTTGCAGATTACCATTCCGGAATTAGTGAAAACTACAAAAATAGAATCTTCAAACTTCATTAATGATAACAGACTTTGTTTAGGAAAATTTAACTGGCAGGAAGGTTATGGAGCATTTTCATATTCTAAAAGTCAAAAAGATAAAGTGGTGAATTATGTTTTAAATCAGGAAGAACATCACAAGAAGAAAAGTTTTAAAGAAGAATATTCAGCATTGTTGAAGGCGTTTGAAATTGAATTTAAGGATGAATATTTATTTGAATTTTATGATTGA